The Loxodonta africana isolate mLoxAfr1 chromosome 18, mLoxAfr1.hap2, whole genome shotgun sequence genome includes the window ctgtgactttttggaagcagatcaccagccctgtcttctgaggtgcctctgggtgggttcaaactgccaacctttcagttcgtagTCAAGTGATTAaccgtttttgccacccagggaattTTAAAAGGAATGTATTTTCCTAACCCAAATGAGCTTTCTCAGGGAAGACTTGATGTCTTGGTTCCTTAAACTATAGATAAAGGGATTCAGCATTGGGGTAACCACGGTGTACATCACTGATGCAGCTGTGGCCTTCTGTGCTGAGCGGGTGGAGGGAGGACTGAAATAAACACAACAGGAAGACCCAAAGAAAAGACAGACtacagagagatgagaactgcAGGTAGAAAAGGCTTTCTGCTTTCCCTGAGCTGAGGGGATCTTCCGGATGGTTGAGAAAATATATGCATAAGAGATAATCAGACAAAGCATATAACCTAGGCCTGCCAGTCCCCCTAGGGTGAAGATCACCAACTCATTGATAAAGGGGTCTGTGCAGGACAAACTCAGGAGAGGGTTGATGTCGCAGAAGAAGTGTGGGATCTCATGGTCTGCACAGAAGGACAGGCTGTTCATCAGGAGTGTGTGTAGCAGGGAGTGGAGGGCATTCATGATCCAAGACGCAATGACTAGAAGGACACAGAGCCCAGGGCTCATGACCATGATGTAATGGAGCGGGTGGCATATGGCCACAAAGCGGTCATAAGCCATGACAGCCAAAAGGAACACCTCCAGCATCACAAATAACATGAAAAAATATAGTTGAGATAGACACTCTGCATACGAGATGACTTGACTCTGGGTCCATATGTTTGCCAGCATCTTGGGGACTGTGGTAGACACAAAGCACGCATCAGCAAGGGAGAGGGTGGCCAGGAAGAAGTACATTGGGGTGTGGAGGTGAGCATCAGAGATGATAGCCAGAATGATGAGGAGATTGCTTGCCACAGTAACCAGGTACATGGACAGGAACAGCCCGAAGAGGACTTCCTGCTGCTCCTTCTGCTTGGAGAACCCCAGGAGAAAAAATGCTGAGACACTGGACCAGTTTTCCTTTCCCATCCCTGGAAGCAGAAAGTTGGGTCAATTGTCTAAGGTTGCTAACCCTTGGATTGTGAACTCTGAAAATTATGCAAAAGTCCAATCTTGATCTTCTAGCGTTAGGATGAATCACATGAAATTTTCAGTATTGGACTGGAACCTAcaaaaatggcaatttcataCAGCTCACCTGAATGTTTGCGTGTGTCTGTGCTTGGTGGCATGGGAAAtcaaagatttgttttcagtcGGAGAAGAGGCTTTTCACCTTATTATGTAAGCTTTAATCCAATACATATATCTTGCGGTACTTGTTGGCCTAGCTATTATGCTGTTTGCATGGAAATCTTGAATTAATAAACCTAAGATTTCATAGGTTAACTCAGTCTTTCACATATTTTTCCAATACTTCAAAAACCATGGCCACTGGAAAAGGGGTTTTGGAATTGGTGAAAAGGATGTTAACACTGAAATTATCACTACCATTTACACAGTTGGTCTGGCCAGAGATCTGAACATCATCACTGGTCTCTTTTTCTTCCTGCCCTCTCACATTCAAATAATTACCAAATTTTGGCAATTTTGCTTTCTCAATACAGCTCAAAGTTACCCACTTTTCTCTATCCTAGTTGCCACTACCataaatccagaaaaaaaaaaaaacccactgccgtcgagtcgattccgactcatagcgactctataggacagagtagaactgccccatagagtttccaaggagtgcctggtggatttgaaatgccgatctgttggttagcagccgtagcacttaaccactacaccaccagggattctacTATAGATCAGGGGACCATGATTTCTAACTTGGATTTAGGTAATTGTTCTTCCTTCCTCTATTTGTGCCCACCTGTCATCTGAGTCCCTTATCATAGTAAGAATGAGCTTTTTACATATCAAATCTGATTTGGTCTTTCCACAGAGAAATCCTTCAAGAGCTCCCCATTACTCTCAGGAAAAGCTCTAAGCTTCTTAACATGGCCTGGTGGTCCTGGGTTGTCACTGGCACTTATTACAGACGGGCCCATCTTCCCCCATCCCTCAAGGACCTCTCTTCTCCAGTTATATTAAACCACTTTCGATAACTTACTTCTGGGCTTTGGCCCATGTTATTTTCGTGCCTGGACCGTCTTCCCTCTCCCATTCATTAGTCTTTGCCAAACATCGAATCTCAGATGTTAGTTCTAGGAAGACTTCCCTGATCCATCCTTCACAACAAACTCATGTTCGTGCTCCTCCTCATACTTCTGTACCTCCACTACCCCCCTCACCACAGCAGAAGTCATCTGCATTTTAACTGCCTGTTTTCTTGTCTGTGTCCTCCATTCTACTGACAGCATCATGGAGATTAGGCAGAGAAGACACCTATCTCATTCTCCTTTGAAATCTGGCGTTGGCACTGAGCCTGGTGCAACATGTGCTCAGTGAGTACCTGGTATATGAATAAATAAACCTcaacaaatggaaaacaaaattgGACAGAGGTGGTATCAGGCAAAGGGAATGGCATGAACCTTTTTGTGAGTCAGGTCACATGTTGCTGTGAGTTAATGTAATTCTCGTCATTCCTGGCCACAGGaatcacaaaaaacaaaagaaccaaacctactaccatccagttgattctga containing:
- the LOC135228037 gene encoding olfactory receptor 1G1-like, with translation MGKENWSSVSAFFLLGFSKQKEQQEVLFGLFLSMYLVTVASNLLIILAIISDAHLHTPMYFFLATLSLADACFVSTTVPKMLANIWTQSQVISYAECLSQLYFFMLFVMLEVFLLAVMAYDRFVAICHPLHYIMVMSPGLCVLLVIASWIMNALHSLLHTLLMNSLSFCADHEIPHFFCDINPLLSLSCTDPFINELVIFTLGGLAGLGYMLCLIISYAYIFSTIRKIPSAQGKQKAFSTCSSHLSVVCLFFGSSCCVYFSPPSTRSAQKATAASVMYTVVTPMLNPFIYSLRNQDIKSSLRKLIWVRKIHSF